A stretch of Exiguobacterium sp. BMC-KP DNA encodes these proteins:
- the trmB gene encoding tRNA (guanosine(46)-N7)-methyltransferase TrmB, which produces MRLRHKPWAQDYMKEQSSIYIAEPTSLKGTWATEFKNNNPIYIEVGSGKGAFITGMANQHPDINFIAIELFESVAVTIVQKLVEAPQANVRVLTVDAKDLRDYFEKGEVARVYLNFSDPWPKTRHAKRRLTYKTFLSTYEDILPAKGQIHFKTDNRKLFESSLMTMSAYGMRFDWMSLDLHANEPEDNVRTEYEERFSSMGQPIYRMEATYQN; this is translated from the coding sequence GTGCGTTTACGACATAAACCATGGGCGCAGGATTATATGAAGGAACAATCCTCGATCTATATAGCAGAACCAACAAGCCTGAAAGGGACATGGGCTACAGAGTTTAAGAATAACAATCCAATTTACATCGAAGTGGGATCAGGAAAAGGTGCCTTCATTACGGGAATGGCGAACCAGCATCCGGATATTAACTTCATTGCGATTGAACTATTCGAGAGTGTGGCAGTGACGATTGTTCAAAAATTAGTTGAAGCTCCTCAAGCAAATGTTCGCGTCTTGACGGTCGATGCAAAAGATTTACGCGATTACTTTGAAAAAGGAGAAGTGGCACGCGTTTATTTAAACTTCTCTGATCCTTGGCCGAAGACACGTCACGCGAAGCGTCGTTTGACGTATAAAACGTTCCTCTCGACATACGAAGATATTTTGCCGGCGAAGGGACAAATTCATTTCAAGACCGACAATCGCAAATTGTTTGAATCGAGTTTGATGACGATGTCGGCATACGGGATGCGTTTTGACTGGATGTCGCTTGATTTACATGCGAATGAACCGGAAGATAACGTCCGAACAGAGTATGAAGAACGCTTTTCTTCAATGGGTCAACCAATTTATCGGATGGAAGCAACGTATCAAAATTAA
- the cydS gene encoding cytochrome bd oxidase small subunit CydS, with amino-acid sequence MEDFLISWASPIVLVMGISALFVWATFGKVDVE; translated from the coding sequence GTGGAAGACTTCTTGATTAGTTGGGCATCTCCCATCGTTCTCGTCATGGGCATTAGTGCCTTATTCGTCTGGGCGACTTTCGGAAAAGTCGATGTCGAATAA
- a CDS encoding DUF1304 domain-containing protein, producing the protein MSTLAMIFVILVALEHFYILALEMFFLSSKAARRTFGLTDEAVASKQIQTLFANQGLYNGFLAAGLVFGLIREDIAVQLFFLACVIIAALYGALTANRSILLKQGLPAILAFIFVLLA; encoded by the coding sequence ATGTCGACTCTTGCTATGATTTTCGTTATTCTCGTCGCTTTGGAACACTTTTATATTTTAGCACTTGAAATGTTCTTTCTTTCTTCCAAAGCTGCTCGTCGGACGTTCGGTTTGACGGACGAAGCTGTTGCATCAAAACAGATTCAGACACTTTTCGCGAACCAAGGATTATACAATGGGTTTTTAGCAGCTGGACTTGTATTCGGATTGATTCGTGAGGATATTGCGGTTCAACTGTTCTTTTTAGCTTGTGTGATCATTGCAGCTTTGTATGGTGCCTTGACGGCAAATCGGTCTATTTTATTAAAACAAGGATTACCTGCCATACTCGCTTTCATCTTCGTACTACTTGCATAA